A DNA window from Budorcas taxicolor isolate Tak-1 chromosome 14, Takin1.1, whole genome shotgun sequence contains the following coding sequences:
- the LOC128059656 gene encoding cryptic protein-like, with product MTWSHSIRLLFVISLMLQIIPMGNSYQTGKYKSSREESSSGKAQKFQQKTLNWTLNNLREENDSTEGWKPQGSFPYSLTFQELSGSAADKGHPGAPPRQSCCQNGGTCVLSSFCVCPAHFTGRYCEHDQRRSKCGALVHGAWTFRGCHLCRCVFAALHCLPLQTPGRCDLKDFLASHSNGLRTQLPWRVLLLLSCFLLKSILSERGAC from the exons ATGACCTGGAGCCATTCTATTAG GCTTCTGTTTGTGATCAGTTTGATGTTACagatcatccccatgggaaaCA gCTATCAAACAGGGAAATATAAAAGTAGTAGAGAAGAAAGCAGCAGTGGTAAAGCTCAGAAGTTCCAGCAGAAAACACTCAACTGGACCTTGAATAATTTAAGGGAGGAGAATGACAGCACGGAGGGCTGGAAGCCTCAGGGTTCATTCCCCTACTCCTTGACTTTCCAAGAGCTAAGTGGCAGTGCTGCAGACAAAGGTCATCCCG GTGCACCTCCGCGGCAGAGCTGCTGCCAGAACGGCGGCACCTGCGTGCTGAGCAGCTTCTGCGTGTGCCCCGCTCACTTCACCGGCCGCTACTGTGAGCACGACCAGAGGCGCAG CAAGTGCGGCGCCCTGGTGCACGGAGCCTGGACCTTCCGCGGCTGCCACCTCTGCAGGTGCGTCTTTGCGGCCCTGCACTGCCTCCCCCTGCAGACACCCGGCCGCTGCG acttgAAAGACTTTCTCGCCTCACACTCTAATGGACTGAGAACCCAGCTCCCGTGGCGTGTTCTCCTCCTCTTGTCCTGCTTCCTCCTGAAATCCATCCTCAGTGAACGGGGAGCCTGCTGA